CGTGTTCCAGTGCCAAAATATCCTGCGGCTGTTCCACCACGCAAATCTTGTTTGCTTCGCGTTTGGTATTCTGGCAGATTGGGCAAAGCTCACTGTCAGCCACGTTAAAGCAGATACGGCACTGGCTTATCTGGTTCTTGATACTGCGGATAGTATCTGAAAGAGTCAGAACCTGTTCTTCAGGCGCCCTCATCAGGTAAAAAGCCAGCCGCTGGGCGCTTTTCGGGCCTATGCCCGGGAGTTTGCCCAGCGAATCTATAAGCTTGTTTACTGCACCGGCTGTAGACGGTAAAGAAGTATCCTTCAACAAAGTCTCCTGCCGAAATATTACATCAGACCCGGAATTTTAACATCCCCCATCAGTCCCTGCATCTGCTTTGAGCCTTCTTTTTTAGTCTCTTCGTAAGCATCATTGAAAGCTTTAGTCAGGGCATTTTCCAGGTCTTTGGGTTTGGACGGGTTGATGATGTCAGGTGAAATACTTAGGGACAGTATTTTTTGCTGGCCGTTCATCTTTATCTTGATAGCACCCTTGGCGCTTTCAGTCTCCACTATTACTTTTGCCAGTTCTTTCTGGGCTTTGTCCAGCTTAGACTTAAGCTCCATGGCCTGCTTAATCATGTTCATGTTCACGCTTTACTTTTCCTCCACTGATATAATCTGGGCTCCCAGTTTTTGGGCTTCTTTGACCAAATGGTTGGTTTCGGCTTCGGATATGCATACCAAAGTGCATGTCCTGCCTACGAAATTTGAAATAATTTCGGCGGTAACCTTGCGGTTTTCCAGTTCTTCAATCTTGTCTTTGTGGTATTTGTATTTAAAAGACAGAGTGACCACATTTTTTTCTATAGAGACCGGGCGGACACCGGCGCTGCGTAGTATGGCTACTGCCGCTGAGCGTTTAAGGTTGTCCGGTGCCTGGTCAAGTATGTTTTTCCAGCTGACCTTTAGCTGTTCAATCACATCCCCGGCCCCTATAAGCACTTTTTCTTCTTCTTTGGGCGGGGCGGGGGCAGTGTATTTGGGTTTTTCTTCAACAGGTATAGCCGTTCTGGTAAGTTTGGGGGCAGATTCTTTAGCCCCGGTTCTGGAGGCAGCGGCCGGTTCTGAAGCATTCTTGGTTTTATCCTGGATTTCTGCTTTGGCTTCTTTCTGCGGCGGCTCATTAGATACCGCCGGTTTTTCAGTTTTAGGGGCTGGTAATTTGGCCTGGGGGGGTATAGTAGCCGGTGCAGTATCCGGATTAAGCGAAGCATCTACCAGTGCCAGCTCAAAACTCAGGCTGGAGGCCGTATCTGAACTGAAATCAAGCTGGCTAAAGGCCTTTATAGCTTTAGTAATGCCCTCCAGGTTGGTTATGGCTGATACTTTTTGCAGGGCTTTTTTCTCATCTGCGGTAAGTTCCAAACTGCCTTCCGCCCCGCTGTTTAGGAGCATAATCTGGCGGAGGTAATCCAGCAGTTCACGGCGGAATTGTTTTAAATCAATCCCGTCCGCCACAACGGCATTAAGGGTTTGCAGCCCGTTTTTGATGTCTTTTTTAAGTATATTTTCCGCCAGGGTTTTTATGCGTTCATCCCCGCTGATACCCAAAGCCGCCTGCACCTGGGGCAGGCTTATTTCGGTACCGTAAGTGGTGGCTATCTGCTGAAGCAGGTTTTCACCGTCACGGAAACTGCCCCCGGCTGAACGGGCTATCAGTTTTAAAGCCTCGGGTTCTATATTTATGCCCTCTGCCTGGCTTATTTTTTCCAGTTTGCGGCTCATATCTGAAAGGGATACCCGGTGGAAATCAAACCGCTGGCAGCGGGACATAATGGTGGGCAGTACCTTGTGGATTTCAGTGGTGGCCAGTATAAATATAACCCTGGGCGGGGGTTCTTCAAGCGTTTTCAAAAGGGCGTTTGAGGCACTGTTTGAAAGCATATGGACTTCATCTATGATATAAACCTTGTAATTCGCCAGTGCCGGGGCGTACTGGACTTTTTCTTTAAGCTCACGGATATCGTCCACCCCTGTATTGGAAGCGGCATCTATTTCGATTACGTCCATAGAGCTGCCCTCGGTTATGGATAAACACATGGGGCAGGTATTGCAGGGTTCACCCTTGCCCTGGTTGGTGGTGCAGTTTACCGCTTTGGCCAAAATGCGTCCGGTACTGGTTTTGCCCGTACCCCTGGGGCCGCAGAAAAGATAGGCCTGGGCAATACGCCCGCTTGAAAGGGCATTTTTCAGGGTGTGGGCAACGTGTTCCTGGCCGACAAGGTCAGCCAGAGTTTGGGGGCGCCATTTGCGGTAAAATACCTGACAGGTCATATCTGCCATATTATACCCTAAAAGTGTTATTCTCCAAAGCAATTTCGGGCAGATATTTAGCTACAAGGTATGAAAAATCCCCGCTGATTTGCCAGGCGGGGAAGATATTCGGGGTGTAATATACGGGCAGGGTGCAGACGGCGGCTGGTTTTCCGGTTGCACCCTGTGTTTTTTAGCCGTTTTTTATTTACCCGGTAAGTTATTTCCGGCATTTGGTTGCCTGGTATACAGGCTGGTTTTCTATTTTATTCGGTAAATACCTTTACCTTGCTGCCTTCACTGTCTACGTCTACCTCCATCTCGGTCATAGCCTCAATCAGGGGTTCAATATCCTCTTCACGCAGGTTCTTGAAATCAAAGTTGACCCCCTTTTCCTTAAGGTTATGGTCTATTTCGTTGGTAGCATCTGCCGGCAGTATGGATGCCAGCTTGATTCCGGCTCTCAACAGAGCCATTGGAACGCGCACATTGACCTTGGCATTACTGTCTTCGTCAGTGCCGTTTATTATTACCCGCAGGTATTTGGGTACTCCTTTGGCAGTTATAGCGGCAGCCGGGGCGGGTTTTGAGTCTTCATTACCCAGCGCTTCAAGCAGTTTATTGGCCTGGTCTACGGTTATTTTGCCTTCGGAAAGCATTTGCAGTATTTTTTTAGCATTTTCAGACATTTTTAATATTCCCCCTTATATAAACTGTACTTTTATACGTGTTTTGTTGTCGCGGATATCTGCATTCATACCCCTGAGGGCACACCACAAGCGGTATGAATATGGGCCGATAAGCAAGAGGAAGCGGCCTCTGCCGCTTGACCAGGTCAGTAATATAGCCAGCAGCATGAAAGGTGCAAATACAATCATTAGTGCCAGTACAATGGGATATATCAGGAACAGCGGCAGTATCAGCGGAAAGCTTCCGCCGCCCTTGCCGAATGGTATTCCCGCCCAAAGAAGCATAGGTGGCCAGTACATTATCTTTGCAACCTCCTTAGAGCTTCGTCTACTGAGATTCCGCCTTTTTCCAGTTCTGCCAGTACATTATCATCTTCGTTGGTTGCGGGTGGGGTGGGAAAGTTTTCAACAAAGCTGAAATTTGCCCCTATCCGCTGCAGGCGGTTTTTCACGGTGGGGTAACTGATACCGAAGAACTTTTCCATGTCCTTTATAGAGCCGTGGCATTTTACAAAGGCCATTACAAACACCTGGTCTTCAGCAGAGAGTCTGGCCAGAGCAGGCAGCTCAAAGCTTCCCTCAATGGCAATGCCTGAAGATGCCAGTTTGACCCGCTCAACCGTTATGGTTGCTCCCTGGGTGAGCCTGGTCAGTTCCTGCCAGTCTTTTGCCATATTGTGCACCTCCGGGTAGTTATTTAACTTATATCAGTATTATATGGTTAAAAATTAAAAAAGTCAATATGTAAATTAAAAAAATTAATATAGCAAGGGGGTATGAATTAATAATATTTATCGGCGGGCAGATGGGTAGCTGCGGGCAATAAAAAACGGCTTCGGAATTTCCGAAGCCGTCAAAGTGCCGTGGTGTTTTAATGGTTATTCAAGCAGGGAAGGAATATCTCTGCTGAGTTCATCAATATCTCGCCGCCTGTCCGCCAGGTCAGCCTGACGCTGCTTGATTACGGGCATCATGCTGGTGGAGCGGTTGTAGTAGTAGCGTACCCTCTCAAGGTCCGACAGCTCTGAGAAGATAACGGTTACAGTCATGGTGTCTTTTTCGCGGGGGTAGTCACCGTTGCGGATAATGGCATTCGGTGCCATCTCACGCAGCCAGTCACCCTGTTCTTTTATGATATCCATATTTATTTCTTTGGCAGGGGCGGAAATAAGGAACAGCGCCCGTCCGGCATCACGGGGGTCAATCTTGAGCGAAAGCTCACTTACGGCTTCATCCATAGCCCGGATACCCTTGTAGTTGGAAACGCTCTTCATCCGGAAATGGTCAGTTTTATCAAAGGGCAGGGTCAAGGTGCGGACGCGGGCCTTGCCGTGACCGATAACCGTCCAGCCGGAAATGGTCTGGATGATATCACCGGCATCCATAGTCTTGGCACCGATGTACTTGGAGTTCTTTTCTTCACCGGCACACAGCAAATCCCAGAAAGGCTCAACAATCAGGGAGTTTATCTTGGAAAGGTTGTAGCGGAGTGAAAAATCCTTGCGGACATAACGCTGGTTTTCCACCAGTATAACCGCATCTGCAACCGAACTGATTGATTTTAAGCAGACAGCGGTATTGTAGACGGTGCGCTCTTCGGTTTTCTCCTCATGCTCAAAGGGCAGGGCTATCAGGGCATAAACCGGTTTGTCCATGTAGCGCTCTTTGATATGCTGGGCGATAATGGAAACCGAACCTGAACCGGTACCGCCGGCCGCACCGGCAATAACCAGAAAACCGTCTGCATCATAAAAACGCTTGGTGGTGCGCAGGGCATCTATAACCTTGTCGGCATCTGCTCTGGCAATTTCAGCGCCCAGTTCATTTATTTTACCTACCCCATGGCCGCCGGTTTTACGCCCGCCGATAAGTATGCGGTGCTGGTGGTCAGGTTTGATGGTGACCAGACCTGAAAGGTCAGCCTGGTCGGTGTTTACGGCGAACACTCCCGGGCAGATACTCACGTTACGCTGGGAGCGGGCTCTTTTATCCATACGGGCAAACTCATCCGCTATGCGGCTGCCGCATTGCCCAAGACCGATTACAATTAATTTCATTTTGTCCTCCGTTAATCGGGCTAAATTCTAAACTAATAGCTTTAGCATGTCAACAACTTACGTTTAAATCCGCCCCAGTTATTAGTTTAAAATTTATTTGGAGATGTAAGCTATCAAATCTCCCAGGCGGGTGGAGTAACCCCACTCATTGTCATACCATGAAAGTACTTTTACCATATTGCCGTCCAGCACCATAGTACTGGGGGCATCTATGATGGAACTGGCAGGGTTGCCCTTGAAATCACTGCTGACCAGCTCCTCTTCGCAGTATTCCAGTATTCCGGCCAGCTTGCCCTGGGCGGCTTCCTTGAAAGCGGCGTTTACTTCCTCTACGGTTACATTTCTGGCCAGTTCACCCACAAAATCCACCAGTGAAACGCTGGCAGAGGGTATGCGGAATGAAATGCCGTCCAGCTTGCCTTTAAGTTCGGGCAGCACCAAAGCTACTGCTTTGGCAGCTCCGGTAGTGGTGGGGATAACATTGACCGCGGCGGCTCTGGCCCGGCGGATATCCTTGTGGAACATATCCTGTATCTTCTGGTCATTGGTATAGGCATGGCAGGTAGTCATGAAACCTTTTTTAACCCCGAATTTATCATGGAGTACCTTTATAAGGGGGGCGACACAGTTGGTGGTGCAGGAGGCATTGGAGATAACACGGTGAGTATTGCAGTTATATTTTTCTTCGTTTACACCCATAACCACGGTGATATCTTCACCCTTGGCCGGGGCTGAAATGACCACAGTCTTAACACTGCCGCGAAGGTGGGAGGAGGCTTTGGCGGCATCGGTAAACAAACCGGTAGATTCAATCACCAAATCTACTCCGGCGGTCTCCCAGGGGATCTGCATGGGGTCACGTTCGCTGAAAACCTTGATGGGTTTGCCGTCTACTATTATAGAGCAGTCATCAGATTCAACTGTACCGGGATATTTGCCGTAGGTTGAGTCCCATTTTAAAAGGTGGGCGTTGGATTTATTGTCGGCCAGGTCATTTACCGCTACTACTTCAAGTTCGCCGCGGTGGTACTGGTTAATAGTCCTTAGGGTAATACGCCCGATTCGCCCGAATCCGTTAATGCCGATTCTGGTTACCATAATAATCCCCCTTCAAGTAAATTATAGGTTTATCTGTTTTTTGGCCTTAAGCATATCCAAAAAGGCCTCAAGCCGGGTTTTCTGATGCTGGTTTAAATGAAAATCTGCGTTGCCTTCCAGAGTGAGCATGGGAAGCGGCAGCTTTTGCCTCAATATAATATCACCGATAGCCCGATGACAGAAAGCCTGAACATAATGGATTATGCCGTCTATGCGGCGCTTAGTGAGCTGGGTCCGGATATCCCTTAAGCGGTATTCCATGGGGTAGGGGTAAGTATAAGCGGTGTAAGACCGGGAGATATCAGCACCGCCTTTGGGCAGGCTGAACTGCCGCTGGATTTCATTAAACACCACTCTGGCTCCGTTTTGCTCAAGGTAAGGGTAAAGCTCCTGCCCGAATACCGAAGGCACACCCAGATAAGCCAGCCGTAGTTCGGTCGGGGGGTAAGGGGTGCGGTTCTCCGCTGTATTCAGGAGTTTCTGAAGGTCGGCTTGGTACTTTACATAATCACTATTAAAATCTGAACTGGATACCAGCCAGTAGTGGTCTTCAAAACCGGATACTTTGTTTTCGGCATAACACAGGTAGTCCAGCCTGTGTGCCAGTTCTCTGGCGGGACTAAGTGTTTTCCGCCATTCTTCAGCCGCCTCAAGAGTAGTGCCCAGCCTGAGGGCCAGTTTTGACAGAGATGCTTTTACCTCCGCGGGGTTGGGTTCGGTGGGGAAGTCAAAGGGAATAGTGCAGATACCTTTTAGGTTTAAAACTTCCCTTAGCATCTGGGTGTTTGAGCAGTCACCGCTGGTTACACAGATAACCTCACTGATGCCTTTATCCAGGCAGACACCGTAAATGCCTTTTATCCAGGCACAGCAGTTTAAGGGGAAGCCGTCTTTTTCAGCCAAGCGGATAAGCCTGTCAGGATTTGTATCTGAAACGAAAATATTATTCAGGTCCAGCGGGCTGTAACCGGCTGAAAGCAGTATTTCTATGGGTACAGTGGTGGTAATGCCGATGTATTTGGGGTGCTCGTTATTTTTCAAAACAGCTCACATTTTATGAAAAATTTTTTATCCCATATGGCATCTGGCATATCTTTAAAGCTTTACCCTGCGGATGCAGTTCGGGCGGGTTTTCACCGGCTGCCGGCTGCATCCAGAGGGTTTCTATATCCTTTTATAATTATTTTAAGTTGAAAAAGGCCTCTTTGCCGGGGTATTTGGCCTTTCCGCCCAGTTCCTCTTCAATACGGAGCAGGCGGTTATATTTGGCAGTGCGTTCCGCACGGCAGGGAGCGCCGGTTTTTATCTGGCCGGCATTCATGGCCACAGCCAAATCTGCAATAGTAGTATCTTCGGTTTCTCCGCTGCGGTGGCTGACCACTGCTGTCCAGGCGGAATTATTTGCCATTTTGATAGCGGCAATAGTCTCAGACAAGGTGCCTATCTGGTTAAGTTTAATAAGTATGGAGTTGGAGGCGTTTTCTTTTATGCCCCTCTCCAGCCGCTTTATATTGGTGACATAAAAATCGTCACCCACCAGCTGCACCTTGCTGCCGATTTTTTTAGTAAGCATTTTCCAGCCGTCCCAGTCATCTTCAAAAAGGCCGTCTTCAATACTGATTATGGGGTATTTTTCCACCCAGCCGCACCAGTAATCCACCATTTCGGCACTGCTGAGGGTTTTATTTTCAGTTGCCAGGGTGTATTTGCCGTCCTGATAAAGTTCGCTTGAAGCCGGGTCAAGGGCTATGAATATATCTTCACCGGGGCGGTAGCCGGCTTTTTCAATGGCTTTCAGTATGACTTCCACCGCATCTTTATTGGTGGGTAGGGAAGGGGCAAAACCGCCTTCATCCCCCACGGTAGTATTCTGGTTCATACCTTTCAGCACTTTTTTCAGGCTGTGGTAAACCTCGGTACCCATCCGGAGTGCCTCGGCAAAGCTTTTGGCACCTGTGGGCATTACCATAAACTCCTGAAAGTCAGTGGAGTTTGAGGCGTGTTTGCCGCCGTTTAATATATTGAACATGGGTACGGGCAGGATATATTCGTCACAGTTATTCAGGTAACGGTAAAGAGGCATATGGCAGGATGCAGCTGCGGCATGGGCAACTGCCAGTGAAGTGGCCAGCATGGCGTTAGCCCCCAGCTTGG
This sequence is a window from Dehalococcoides mccartyi 195. Protein-coding genes within it:
- the recR gene encoding recombination mediator RecR gives rise to the protein MKDTSLPSTAGAVNKLIDSLGKLPGIGPKSAQRLAFYLMRAPEEQVLTLSDTIRSIKNQISQCRICFNVADSELCPICQNTKREANKICVVEQPQDILALEHVGVYRGYYHVLHGAISPTEGITSQNIRINELMSRLNDGQVDEVILATNPTTEGEATAMYLSRLITPLGIKVTRLARGLPFGTELEYADDVTLSRAMEGRQNF
- a CDS encoding YbaB/EbfC family nucleoid-associated protein: MNMIKQAMELKSKLDKAQKELAKVIVETESAKGAIKIKMNGQQKILSLSISPDIINPSKPKDLENALTKAFNDAYEETKKEGSKQMQGLMGDVKIPGLM
- the dnaX gene encoding DNA polymerase III subunit gamma/tau; its protein translation is MADMTCQVFYRKWRPQTLADLVGQEHVAHTLKNALSSGRIAQAYLFCGPRGTGKTSTGRILAKAVNCTTNQGKGEPCNTCPMCLSITEGSSMDVIEIDAASNTGVDDIRELKEKVQYAPALANYKVYIIDEVHMLSNSASNALLKTLEEPPPRVIFILATTEIHKVLPTIMSRCQRFDFHRVSLSDMSRKLEKISQAEGINIEPEALKLIARSAGGSFRDGENLLQQIATTYGTEISLPQVQAALGISGDERIKTLAENILKKDIKNGLQTLNAVVADGIDLKQFRRELLDYLRQIMLLNSGAEGSLELTADEKKALQKVSAITNLEGITKAIKAFSQLDFSSDTASSLSFELALVDASLNPDTAPATIPPQAKLPAPKTEKPAVSNEPPQKEAKAEIQDKTKNASEPAAASRTGAKESAPKLTRTAIPVEEKPKYTAPAPPKEEEKVLIGAGDVIEQLKVSWKNILDQAPDNLKRSAAVAILRSAGVRPVSIEKNVVTLSFKYKYHKDKIEELENRKVTAEIISNFVGRTCTLVCISEAETNHLVKEAQKLGAQIISVEEK
- a CDS encoding SHOCT-like domain-containing protein; translation: MSENAKKILQMLSEGKITVDQANKLLEALGNEDSKPAPAAAITAKGVPKYLRVIINGTDEDSNAKVNVRVPMALLRAGIKLASILPADATNEIDHNLKEKGVNFDFKNLREEDIEPLIEAMTEMEVDVDSEGSKVKVFTE
- a CDS encoding DUF2089 domain-containing protein; this translates as MAKDWQELTRLTQGATITVERVKLASSGIAIEGSFELPALARLSAEDQVFVMAFVKCHGSIKDMEKFFGISYPTVKNRLQRIGANFSFVENFPTPPATNEDDNVLAELEKGGISVDEALRRLQR
- a CDS encoding tubulin/FtsZ family protein is translated as MKLIVIGLGQCGSRIADEFARMDKRARSQRNVSICPGVFAVNTDQADLSGLVTIKPDHQHRILIGGRKTGGHGVGKINELGAEIARADADKVIDALRTTKRFYDADGFLVIAGAAGGTGSGSVSIIAQHIKERYMDKPVYALIALPFEHEEKTEERTVYNTAVCLKSISSVADAVILVENQRYVRKDFSLRYNLSKINSLIVEPFWDLLCAGEEKNSKYIGAKTMDAGDIIQTISGWTVIGHGKARVRTLTLPFDKTDHFRMKSVSNYKGIRAMDEAVSELSLKIDPRDAGRALFLISAPAKEINMDIIKEQGDWLREMAPNAIIRNGDYPREKDTMTVTVIFSELSDLERVRYYYNRSTSMMPVIKQRQADLADRRRDIDELSRDIPSLLE
- the gap gene encoding type I glyceraldehyde-3-phosphate dehydrogenase, producing MVTRIGINGFGRIGRITLRTINQYHRGELEVVAVNDLADNKSNAHLLKWDSTYGKYPGTVESDDCSIIVDGKPIKVFSERDPMQIPWETAGVDLVIESTGLFTDAAKASSHLRGSVKTVVISAPAKGEDITVVMGVNEEKYNCNTHRVISNASCTTNCVAPLIKVLHDKFGVKKGFMTTCHAYTNDQKIQDMFHKDIRRARAAAVNVIPTTTGAAKAVALVLPELKGKLDGISFRIPSASVSLVDFVGELARNVTVEEVNAAFKEAAQGKLAGILEYCEEELVSSDFKGNPASSIIDAPSTMVLDGNMVKVLSWYDNEWGYSTRLGDLIAYISK
- a CDS encoding 2-hydroxyacyl-CoA dehydratase family protein, whose product is MKNNEHPKYIGITTTVPIEILLSAGYSPLDLNNIFVSDTNPDRLIRLAEKDGFPLNCCAWIKGIYGVCLDKGISEVICVTSGDCSNTQMLREVLNLKGICTIPFDFPTEPNPAEVKASLSKLALRLGTTLEAAEEWRKTLSPARELAHRLDYLCYAENKVSGFEDHYWLVSSSDFNSDYVKYQADLQKLLNTAENRTPYPPTELRLAYLGVPSVFGQELYPYLEQNGARVVFNEIQRQFSLPKGGADISRSYTAYTYPYPMEYRLRDIRTQLTKRRIDGIIHYVQAFCHRAIGDIILRQKLPLPMLTLEGNADFHLNQHQKTRLEAFLDMLKAKKQINL
- the eno gene encoding phosphopyruvate hydratase; protein product: MSAVVKSIKAREILDSRGNPTVEADVVLSDGSFGRAAVPSGASTGSHEAVELRDGDKSRYNGLGVQKAVTNVNTAIAKAISGFKASDQQGLDNLLIELDGTPNKAKLGANAMLATSLAVAHAAAASCHMPLYRYLNNCDEYILPVPMFNILNGGKHASNSTDFQEFMVMPTGAKSFAEALRMGTEVYHSLKKVLKGMNQNTTVGDEGGFAPSLPTNKDAVEVILKAIEKAGYRPGEDIFIALDPASSELYQDGKYTLATENKTLSSAEMVDYWCGWVEKYPIISIEDGLFEDDWDGWKMLTKKIGSKVQLVGDDFYVTNIKRLERGIKENASNSILIKLNQIGTLSETIAAIKMANNSAWTAVVSHRSGETEDTTIADLAVAMNAGQIKTGAPCRAERTAKYNRLLRIEEELGGKAKYPGKEAFFNLK